AAACTCCAGGAATCGATTATGCATGACTTATTGGCAAACTCCCAGTACCAATTACATTCTCATTAGAGCCATCTCCCCAATACACAGTAAAATTATATTCAGCATTGCCAAAATTATACAAAGGCAATACAATAGTATTTACAGCAGAACCAGCTTTTGAAGTATTCCAAACAGAAATAAAAGCATTTGAAAAATCAATAGAATTAGAATTTAAAACAATATCCTCTAAATAAACACTCTCTTTAACAATCCTATCTTCAGTCATAATCATAATCTCAGGAGTAGAATCAGAAACATTACCTAAGCAAGAACTAACATTAATTTCATTCATACCATTTGATAAATTCTTGTCGATAGTACAATCTATTCCACCAATCTGTAATTTATTCAAAGTAACATTACTAGAACTACCACTAACAACATACAAAGTATTCCCAATAACTGTTTGTATGTCTAACTTCTCATTACTATTAGATTCTGTTTCTAAATCTGAAAACATCTCAGAAGAATAACTTTGATACCAATTTTGAAAACCAACAACTGCAACAACACTAACAACTAATAATAATGCAATTGCAACAACTGGACTTATTGCTTTTTTATTTAACATAAAAGAAATACATAATAAAACTATTTAAATATTTGCTTTAACACAAATTTCTAGAAAAAAACTAAAATTAAAAATTAAATATTATAAGAAACCTTACAACATTTTTGCGATAAGTAAACTAACTTTATCAGCCCTATCACCTAAAACACCACCTTTATTAAATGGCATCTTAATTCCTTTTCTCTCAAATCCACCAATAGGAGGATGTAATCTAAAGAAAGGTTTTAACTTGTAATTAGTCTCGAAATCTCTTAGTTTAACTTTACCACCAAAGTACTCTGCAGCAACTTTTTTAGCATCAACTTTGATATCTTCTTGACCAATAGTTTCTCCTCTTTTCTCAATAATTTGAGCAAAGAAAGCCTCATCTACACTACCATAAGTTGTATAGTCTTTAACTCTTTGAAGCATACCTTGGTTTACTTCATTATCCTCAAGAACAACACAAACATGTTTTTTATGAAGTCTCAATAATTCTAATGTTTTTTTAACATCAGGACTAATATTAACAAGACCTCTAATTAAAACAACTGCTAATTTATTTTCACTCATTTTTATCACCATCTTTAATTCCTCTACCTTCAACAGTTTGAGGATTTAATTTCATTTCTTGTAATTTTTTTAGAGCATTAAAACCAGCCTTAATTAAGTTAGTTTTATTCTTTGTTTGACCAAAAGTTTTAGACCAAATATCTTTAACTCCAGCAAGCTCAAGCATCTTTTTCAATTCAGACTCTACAACTAAACCTGTTCCCTTAGGAGCTGGCATAAATCTTACAGTACATGAACCTTCACGACCCTCAACAGCAAATGGAATGGAATGTGCAGTACCACAAAAACAACCCCAATCACCACAACCTCTTCTAATTACAAATAAATTCTTCTTTGCATTTCTTAAGGATTTTTCTCTAGAAGGAACTGTCTCTCTTGATTTACCAAAACCAAAACCAACAATACCATCTTTATCACCACTAAGAGTAATCATTGAAAAACTCATTCTTGAACCTTCTCTAGTAACTTTTTGTGTAGCTTTTGAATTCTTCCTTCTTCCACCACCAAATTTACCTTTAGCTTGTCCAATATTTACAAATTCAGTAATCAAATTAGGAGCTAAAAATTCGGTAATTTCACCTTCTAAGATTTGTTTACCTGAGTAAAGAGCATCCCTTAAAGTTGGATACTTACCAGCAACAACATCTTTACCTAATTGAGTCTTAGGAACCCAAACTTTTTCTTCAACAACTCTTTGAGGCCTATTTCCTTGAAAATTACCTCTTTGAGGTGGTTTATTACCTGAGTTTCCAGCTGTATTATTATCTGCCATTTTATTTCATACCCTCGATTGCTTTTTTAGTTGCTTCAACAACTTTATTTACATCTTTAGCACTCAAATGCGCACCAGATAATCTCTCTTCTGAAGGAAACACTGCTTCACCAACTCTAACTTTAACGCCAGAATCAACTACACCTTTAACTGCTGCAAAAAGTCTTGAACCATGTAATGAACTTTGAAGTCCAAAATCTACAATACAATCACCTTTAACTTTAGC
The window above is part of the Candidatus Woesearchaeota archaeon genome. Proteins encoded here:
- a CDS encoding 50S ribosomal protein L30; its protein translation is MSENKLAVVLIRGLVNISPDVKKTLELLRLHKKHVCVVLEDNEVNQGMLQRVKDYTTYGSVDEAFFAQIIEKRGETIGQEDIKVDAKKVAAEYFGGKVKLRDFETNYKLKPFFRLHPPIGGFERKGIKMPFNKGGVLGDRADKVSLLIAKML
- the rpsE gene encoding 30S ribosomal protein S5 — translated: MADNNTAGNSGNKPPQRGNFQGNRPQRVVEEKVWVPKTQLGKDVVAGKYPTLRDALYSGKQILEGEITEFLAPNLITEFVNIGQAKGKFGGGRRKNSKATQKVTREGSRMSFSMITLSGDKDGIVGFGFGKSRETVPSREKSLRNAKKNLFVIRRGCGDWGCFCGTAHSIPFAVEGREGSCTVRFMPAPKGTGLVVESELKKMLELAGVKDIWSKTFGQTKNKTNLIKAGFNALKKLQEMKLNPQTVEGRGIKDGDKNE